A stretch of Exiguobacterium sp. BMC-KP DNA encodes these proteins:
- the cccB gene encoding cytochrome c551 — MKLKNLLLALGLGTTLALAACGGSDDSSSDDSSSGTKEESTMKDDSSKTESAVDAEKIFANNCASCHGNNLEGNVGPNLTKVGSKYSSEEIQKIIKNGKGQMPAGILKDDKEIVAVADWLAAKK; from the coding sequence ATGAAGCTGAAAAACTTATTACTAGCATTAGGTCTAGGGACGACGCTCGCGCTCGCAGCATGTGGCGGTAGTGATGATTCAAGTTCAGACGACTCGTCGTCAGGGACAAAAGAAGAATCTACGATGAAAGATGATTCGTCGAAGACAGAATCAGCAGTCGACGCGGAAAAAATCTTTGCGAACAACTGTGCTTCGTGTCACGGGAACAACCTTGAAGGGAACGTCGGTCCGAACCTAACGAAGGTCGGCTCGAAATATTCTTCAGAAGAAATTCAGAAAATCATCAAAAACGGGAAAGGGCAAATGCCTGCTGGAATCCTGAAAGATGATAAAGAAATCGTGGCTGTTGCCGACTGGCTCGCCGCTAAAAAATGA